From the Miscanthus floridulus cultivar M001 unplaced genomic scaffold, ASM1932011v1 fs_221_1_2, whole genome shotgun sequence genome, the window GACTCCGAGTGTGACGGGCACGTCACTTGACCATTATGGCACATTTGCGCGAGAGGCAACTGAAATTATTTAAGGAACTACTGTTCCTGATAAGACACCAGCGTCGAAGCCGAACGCTGACCGGCAGAACGCACACCAGCGATCCTTGCAATCTGAGCTACGGCTCAGTTCTCAGTTTTGCAATTATTATATACTCGTGCGTGGTACGCAGCTCGCTTATTTACTCCCCGCACCACGCCACATTGACTTTGGcgttgggggtgggggtgggggtggggtgaAGGGGACAGCCTCAGCTCAAGTCTGAACGCACGCCGGTGGATGCATTATCTTGCTTCCTGGCCCCTTTTTTCCTTAATCGCGGCGGAGCTCTGTCTGTCAGGCTTCAGACGACGCTGTATTAGGCACGATGACATGCCGAGCTGTCGTACTATCATATTTCGTGATAATAGTGTAAACACTACCCTCGCCCTCACGAACAGGCATCCTACGCAGTTGACATTCGACCCATCATCGCCCCCAGCCGCAGGACAGCTCGGATCCAGTGCCAGCCAACGGCTAAAAACGGGAGGAATTTCAGCCCAGCAAATCTTTTGAGCAGTACCATATGAGTACATGCAGAATTTGTTTCTTCCCCCCAAGAAACCAAGAAAGAGGCCAAGTGTAGGAAGTAAACAACGGCTGGGCGGGCCCTCCACGCCACAGCCTAGAGATTCCGAGCGCCAGCGAAGCGCTGGCTGCACCAGTCACCACTCACCACTCACCACCGACGTGCGGCGcggccctccctctctctctctctctctctccctcccctcgCATTTCCACCCTCGTTATTTTTTAGGCGCTTTCCGTTATTTTTTTACTCcttttttaatttttatttacGGAAGAGGGGGGAAGTGAGATTTTTTATTCACTCCCCCTCCCCAGTCCATCGCctgctttccttttcttttgccgTTCCACATCGATTCGTCTCCTCTCCGTCCGCTCTTATCCCCGCTGTGCCTTGCCTCCTGACTTTCCTCTTCGTCGTCTCCTCCCACCCGCAACCGCAGCAGAGAGAGAGAAAGCCAGAAAGGGGAAGAAGCTTTCCCcagcgcagcagcagccgccgccgccccagCCCCCCAGCCCTCCAGCGGATCGGGACCTCTGCTCCGCGGAATCCATCCATGGCGGTACGTGCGAGCCTCCGCGCTGCCTCTCTGCCGTTTTTTATTTCGCTCTTATTATTTCCCCACCCCACCCCGGTGGTGTTAGCCTGTGGAATCGGTGTTTGTTGTTCTGATCGAGGCGAGCTCGCCTTGTGACTCAACTTCGGGACGACTAGTTTCGAGCGGGGATTCGTTTCTCCTGTTGCTTGGCGTCAAAGTCGCGTGGACTGCCTGAGTGGATGGATTGGGAGGGGGGTTGTTTGCGCGCGCGTGATGTGATAGGGCTAGGAAACTAGTGCGATGATTCTTTCTCCTGTGCTTCAGCTGGGCTCACAAAATggaattgattgattgattggttgatgtATCCTCCAAGTCTCGGGAGAACTATTATGTGTACTAGCGCGGAGGAGTTTCTTTTCGCCGGGCCGGGTAGGTTGGCGTTTTCGTTTCGAGGCCTGGGATTGTCAGCGTAGTCCactgctttgctttgctttgcatTCAATGGGCGAGATCGATACAACAGACAGGATTCAAGGTTCACTGCAAGCAACTACAGCACAGTTAATTAGCAGCCCAGCCTTTAACTGTTGCCGTGTAGATGCTGAAACGGAAAACTTAGCCTAAGCGGATTCATTCAATTCTTTTGTCTGCTACTCGTGGGCTGCTGGCAGCTAGTGCCATCAGCTGGAGTTTTATTGATCCAGCATTAGATTATTATATATTGTGTTAAAGCTATGCCAAGTTTGGATGGAAGCCAGATGGATGGAGATGACTTTGGAGGGAACTTCTGTCACTCATGAATATGCAGAGATTTCTATTCCTACATGCAGAATTTTGCACATATGGAGGCTAGTGGTCACACAAGAGGCCTGTTGCCTTACTAGTACACTTAGAAAACTACTTTAGTTACTAAAGCTTACATTGGAGACTTGGTGTTTATCTGAATAGCATGCTTGGTGATTACTTCTTAGAACTTGATTGTTGGTTTCATAATGGAATGATGGGTTTTCCTTTTAGGAATATACTGATAGATCACTTCCCATTTTTGTATTGTAGTTCACCGACCAATTTATCTGTTACAGTTAAAAATAATGATTCTGCAGCCTATCCTTCATATAAAGGATGTACCTAATTCCTGTTTTAAGGGGCTGTCGATTGAATCATGCCTGGAAATATCAGCATGGCAGCTGAATCTTCCCATGAAAGCTGTTCAGCAGTACACTGTGACCACATGATTTTTTTGGAAACTGTTGACAACTTGGCATGCCAACTCTTTTCTTGATGCTAGTTTGATCTCTAGAATATTTatgttctgtttttttttttggataagGAATATATGCTCTGATTTAACTCAGTTGTCAAGAGGTCACAACTCACAGGTCAATAACTATGTTACACATACGTCTTTGGTGCTAATGAATTTTGAGCCGCTAATATTGTCCCATGCTGGCATGCTAAGTAATTCACGATTACTGCAAGTATATCCTCCTGTTTTCTGAATATTCTGTTTTGTTTGTATCATCATTCTCTGCATCAAGAGTTTAAGACGCCTGCACGTGATGGAATACAGTCTTTAACAGCTGCATTTGCCCCGCATTAGGACACCTGCATATTTAGTGGAACACATCACCAACTTCTTGAATGGCATTTGATTTatatttctgttttttttttctgtaccATGACTGCATTTATCTGCTTGCAGAAGCCTATGTTTTACTATATTTGATCACACAGTCACTCAATGGTCTCAACATGTATTTTGCATGCTGATACAAGCTTGGTTCTCTAATTTGTAATAATAGCAATTGCTTGGACACAAGTTTATGATTTCATCTAGTGCTTCAGTATTATGCTACTCAGTCTACAAAATAACAAGTAGATTTACTTTTTAACATGGATAATGGTGCTTTTACCAGGAGGAATCAGGCCGCCCCTTGCCAAAATTTGGTGAATGGGATGTCAATGATCCAGCTTCTGCAGATGGATTTACTGTCATATTCAACAAAGCCAGAGATGAGAAGAAGGGTGGGAATGGACAAGACACTGATTCACCTTCCAAGGACACCAGGACTGAGAGGGTGGAATCCTATGCTGCAAAACCAAGCACGGTACGTTTTTTCATGGCTTGTATCAGTTCTCTTCTTTGAACTCCACCTGATGACGAGTGGACGACACTAACACCAATTTCGTCTCTTAAACCTGTGATCTTTCCACTCTATCATTGACTGTATGTTCTCGTGTTTGCAGAAGAAATGGTTTTGTTGTGTGACAGCCAGCCCTACGCAATCCTGAGGGAAACAACTGCATGCGCTTTGGAAACACTGTCCCTTTAATTTTCTATACATACTATCCATAAGACAATGTAGAGGTACCCATGTCTCCGGGCTCCAGGATGGGTATCTCGTAAAACTCTGGCGTGCGTGAATGTATGGTGTGAGAGTTGTCGGCATACATTTGAAAAGTGGACTTCTTCTGGTTGTAATTCTAGTCCTGTCTCTCTATTTTTTGTTGGTGTACTAGTACGGGTCCGAACTTGTGCCCCTAAGGTTCTCCGATCCATCAATCCTCTTGACTGTttggtaccgattctccgacagCTCTTGAAGCTGTTCCTGGCGGAGGCGTCCCAACAGGTCAGGGAGATGCTGCCCCGAGCGTGAAACCTCAGATTTTCCGGACTCTAGAGCGGCAGGCTCCATCCTTCGTGCTTGTGGGTCGTGGTGAAAATGGCCCTCCCCCGTGCTAGTGCTGGTCGGAGCATAGACGGCGGGCGAGACAAAGCGTCGGCAGGTCACAGCGTCGTCATTGGGGTTGGGGTCGAGGCGGAGCTCGAGGCAAAGTGGCGCCAGGGTGGAGTTGTGCCGTCGAGGCATCGAGGCGGGGGCACGGGGCCACGACGGCGAGGCACGGTTGGAGCACTGGCATTGGTTGTGACGATGAGGCGCCGTCGAAGCGCGGGCGTCGACGTCCTTTGTGCACGTGCACGGGCACACCGAGTGAGGCAATGGAAAAGAGACTGCGAGGAATGGTGGAGGCATGCGTATGGTGTGGATTGCCGGACTGAGATATACTCGTCACCAATTATCTGTCGTTTTTTTTCCATACCGCAAGTTTAAtttaatttatagaaaatacgtgtaacatttgtgtctccaaataaatttattaaaaaaaactagattcaGAGATCTTTTCAATAATACcaattatatatcataaatattaatattttttaatatacatTTTATTAAATTTATTTCTCGAAAAGTGAAAACGATaaatattttgggacggagggagtaaaatAGGGAGAAGAAGGCAGATATAGAAGAGGGAACAACAAAATAAGTGAGGAAAGAAAATAAAGGAAGAAAAAAGAGGGAAAAAGAGGAAGGTATTATAGACATCCTACTGGTTTCATATACTGAAGAAGCTATTTTACTAAATGTTTTTCTAAAACGATTTAGTGGAGCTGTTccactaaaacaaagttgtaccAAACACGTCTTTATATTAGTACTCATTTTGCTAATATATTGCTATAAATATAATTAAACTGCCGCACTCAAGCGATGCGAATGGAACACATCTACTGATATGGAGACTAAGGgtgcgtttggttgggcttttgactttggcttttggccctaaaagccaaaagcccaaccagaGGGGCTGTTTTTTAGGCTGTTTTTTCAGAAGCAGCAgcttttccgtagtacatttttTTAAAgatggtttgaccctgcttttggcttttggctgtctgcttttcgaaattgttggaataaaaagctcttccatagttgtttcaagagagataaagatagaatgtattttttatacttgtttaaccaaacagctttcagtttTTCTAcggctcacagcccacagcagctttcccacagctaacagcccacaacagctttttcccgcagccacagctcaaccaaacacaccctaagagTGCATCTTGCACATAGAATCGATTCCGATTCTTTTGAGAATCGGCAGAAACAGTTCTAAGTGATTCTCACTTTTGTGCCTACGAATGTGAATAGCTGAAAACGTGATTTCACAGAGACTCTAATTCTATAGCCAACGGTCTAGTAATTTTGATTCGCCACCCGAAACATTTTTAGAGAGAATATGGATCCCTACCAAACGAGCCCTAACTTTACCTAGGATATGCAGTTGATTTGTAGAAACGATAGCGATGCTTTGGTAGACCACTAGACACATTCAGTCTTTTCTGGATTTTTTTTTCACGGTGAGGGCTCATAGAGATTAACTTTTGATTATGTGACGAAAGAAAGAAATGTTTGAAGAATTATTCTTCTAGTCGTAGACAACGCCTCTATGGACCGAGAGATACTCCCTCCGGCCATAAAATAATGCAATTATAGGATCTATGTCGTTCAAACTAgctcaaatttgaccaaatttatagaaaataatattagcatttatgtatcaaataaatttattgtgaaaatatattctataactaatctaatggtatttattttgtATCACGAAAGTTAGTACTTTTCATATAgttttagtcaaagtttaaacgTTTGGACTCCTCGAAAAACAAGAATTATATTCTTTGGTGGACATAGGATTATAAGAGTTGAGGGTTTCAAGAGCCAAAACCACGATTTAAATCGCTCCGGGTGGTAATTCGAGGGTTTCAAGAGTTGAGGGATTTAAAAGTCCGATATTTCAATTGGGGTAGAAAAAATAGATTCACACAATAGTTTAAGGTCGGATGAACTTTTTTCAAATCAAAATACTCCAACTAATGAAGGCCCTTATAAAGGTCACGTTGGGCCCTCAACATTGATGCCAGTGTTCCTCACTTTCTTGCTCCCTCTCTCTCCAACTTTTCTGTAAAAAACGGaaatctccaacttttctgtaaAAAAGGAAAATGGTACAGGATGGCTCcgtacaaataaaaaaataaaaatgcttACATTCAGCTTAACAGCCTAAGGGCAACTCCAACCAGCCCCCTATCTCAACTCCTATCTTATTTTTGAGGCTCAAACACAAAATTTCGTCTCCAACCAATCCCTCATCCAAACCCCGATGGATGAGGGTCTCCTATTTCTCTCTCCTCATCTCCTAGATGTGAGGGACTCTCAACCGATCCCTCATCCGCCTGGGAGACCAACGGCCCGATTCCCGCGTCGCCGCTAAGTTTTCCATCCAGGTGCGCGCGGCCACTTCCTTCTTCTACATGTGGCCTTCATCCCTGCTCGCGCTCGCTCAAGGGCAACTGGTGACCTGTATTCAttgagagagtgagggagaagaACCTGTGTGTTGTGGATCTGGACACGCCGGTCATGCTCCGATCTCCTACACGCGCGCTCGCTCCGCGGGGGCCAACTCATCGACGCGCCCGAGTGCAGCCCCATCTTGCCGCTGCCGCACATGTACGCGTAGCCGCCACTGCTCCAAACCAGCCCTGCAAGCTCCCAACCGACCCACCTTGCCCCACCCGTAGTAGCGTGGAGTGTTGTGAGGGAACTATGAGAGTGGCGTGAAGAGAGAAAAAATAATAGTTATAAATTATTTGAGAAAATAATTCCTCCAATATTTAGCTGTAAAAAATTGTTGTTAACAAATATTCATTCTAATAATACTAACACGGTTTAGATATAAAATACTGGACTTGTTAGTTAGaagttatatatataatataggtGAGAGANNNNNNNNNNNNNNNNNNNNNNNNNNNNNNNNNNNNNNNNNNNNNNNNNNNNNNNNNNNNNNNNNNNNNNNNNNNNNNNNNNNNNNNNNNNNNNNNNNNNNNNNNNNNNNNNNNNNNNNNNNNNNNNNNNNNNNNNNNNNNNNNNNNNNNNNNNNNNNNNNNNNNNNNNNNNNNNNNNNNNNNNNNNNNNNNNNNNNNNNNNNNNNNNNNNNNNNNNNNNNNNNNNNNNNNNNNNNNNNNNNNNNNNNNNNNNNNNNNNNNNNNNNNNNNNNNNNNNNNNNNNNNNNNNNNNNNNNNNNNNNNNNNNNNNNNNNNNNNNNNNNNNNNNNNNNNNNNNNNNNNNNNNNNNNNNNNNNNNNNNNNNNNNNNNNNNNNNNNNNNNNNNNNNNNNNNNNNNNNNNNNNNNNNNNNNNNNNNNNNNNNNNNNNNNNNNNNNNNNNNNNNNNNNNNNNNNNNNNNNNNNNNNNNNNNNNNNNNNNNNNNNNNNNNNNNNNNNNNNNNNNNNNNNNNNNNNNNNNNNNNNNNNNNNNNNNNNNNNNNNNNNNNNNNNNNNNNNNNNNNNNNNNNNNNNNNNNNNNNNNNNNNNNNNNNNNNNNNNNNNNNNNNNNNNNNNNNNNNNNNNNNNNNNNNNNNNNNNNNNNNNNNNNNNNNNNNNNNNNNNNNNNNNNNNNNNNNNNNNNNNNNNNNNNNNNNNNNNNNNNNNNNNNNNNNNNNNNNNNNNNNNNNNNNNNNNNNNNNNNNNNNNNNNNNNNNNNNNNNNNNNNNNNNNNNNNNNNNNNNNNNNNNNNNNNNNNNNNNNNNNNNNNNNNNNNNNNNNNNNNNNNNNNNNNNNNNNNNNNNNNNNNNNNNNNNNNNNNNNNNNNNNNNNNNNNNNNNNNNNNNNNNNNNNNNNNNNNNNNNNNNNNNNNNNNNNNNNNNNNNNNNNNNNNNNNNNNNNNNNNNNNNNNNNNNNNNNNNNNNNNNNNNNNNNNNNNNNNNNNNNNNNNNNNNNNNNNNNNNNNNNNNNNNNNNNNNNNNNNNNNNNNNNNNNNNNNNNNNNNNNNNNNNNNNNNNNNNNNNNNNNNNNNNNNNNNNNNNNNNNNNNNNNNNNNNNNNNNNNNNNNNNNNNNNNNNNNNNNNNNNNNNNNNNNNNNNNNNNNNNNNNNNNNNNNNNNNNNNNNNNNNNNNNNNNNNNNNNNNNNNNNNNNNNNNNNNNNNNNNNNNNNNNNNNNNNNNNNNNNNNNNNNNNNNNNNNNNNNNNNNNNNNNNNNNNNNNNNNNNNNNNNNNNNNNNNNNNNNNNNNNNNNNNNNNNNNNNNNNNNNNNNNNNNNNNNNNNNNNNNNNNNNNNNNNNNNNNNNNNNNNNNNNNNNNNNNNNNNNNNNNNNNNNNNNNNNNNNNNNNNNNNNNNNNNNNNNNNNNNNNNNNNNNNNNNNNNNNNNNNNNNNNNNNNNNNNNNNNNNNNNNNNNNNNNNNNNNNNNNNNNNNNNNNNNNNNNNNNNNNNNNNNNNNNNNNNNNNNNNNNNNNNNNNNNNNNNNNNNNNNNNNNNNNNNNNNNNNNNNNNNNNNNNNNNNNNNNNNNNNNNNNNNNNNNNNNNNNNNNNNNNNNNNNNNNNNNNNNNNNNNNNNNNNNNNNNNNNNNNNNNNNNNNNNNNNNNNNNNNNNNNNNNNNNNNNNNNNNNNNNNNNNNNNNNNNNNNNNNNNNNNNNNNNNNNNNNNNNNNNNNNNNNNNNNNNNNNNNNNNNNNNNNNNNNNNNNNNNNNNNNNNNNNNNNNNNNNNNNNNNNNNNNNNNNNNNNNNNNNNNNNNNNNNNNNNNNNNNNNNNNNNNNNNNNNNNNNNNNNNNNNNNNNNNNNNNNNNNNNNNNNNNNNNNNNNNNNNNNNNNNNNNNNNNNNNNNNNNNNNNNNNNNNNNNNNNNNNNNNNNNNNNNNNNNNNNNNNNNNNNNNNNNNNNNNNNNNNNNNNNNNNNNNNNNNNNNNNNNNNNNNNNNNNNNNNNNNNNNNNNNNNNNNNNNNNNNNNNNNNNNNNNNNNNNNNNNNNNNNNNNNNNNNNNNNNNNNNNNNNNNNNNNNNNNNNNNNNNNNNNNNNNNNNNNNNNNNNNNNNNNNNNNNNNNNNNNNNNNNNNNNNNNNNNNNNNNNNNNNNNNNNNNNNNNNNNNNNNNNNNNNNNNNNNNNNNNNNNNNNNNNNNNNNNNNNNNNNNNNNNNNNNNNNNNNNNNNNNNNNNNNNNNNNNNNNNNNNNNNNNNNNNNNNNNNNNNNNNNNNNNNNNNNNNNNNNNNNNNNNNNNNNNNNNNNNNNNNNNNNNNNNNNNNNNNNNNNNNNNNNNNNNNNNNNNNNNNNNNNNNNNNNNNNNNNNNNNNNNNNNNNNNNNNNNNNNNNNNNNNNNNNNNNNNNNNNNNNNNNNNNNNNNNNNNNNNNNNNNNNNNNNNNNNNNNNNNNNNNNNNNNNNNNNNNNNNNNNNNNNNNNNNNNNNNNNNNNNNNNNNNNNNNNNNNNNNNNNNNNNNNNNNNNNNNNNNNNNNNNNNNNNNNNNNNNNNNNNNNNNNNNNNNNNNNNNNNNNNNNNNNNNNNNNNNNNNNNNNNNNNNNNNNNNNNNNNNNNNNNNNNNNNNNNNNNNNNNNNNNNNNNNNNNNNNNNNNNNNNNNNNNNNNNNNNNNNNNNNNNNNNNNNNNNNNNNNNNNNNNNNNNNNNNNNNNNNNNNNNNNNNNNNNNNNNNNNNNNNNNNNNNNNNNNNNNNNNNNNNNNNNNNNNNNNNNNNNNNNNNNNNNNNNNNNNNNNNNNNNNNNNNNNNNNNNNNNNNNNNNNNNNNNNNNNNNNNNNNNNNNNNNNNNNNNNNNNNNNNNNNNNNNNNNNNNNNNNNNNNNNNNNNNNNNNNNNNNNNNNNNNNNNNNNNNNNNNNNNNNNNNNNNNNNNNNNNNNNNNNNNNNNNNNNNNNNNNNNNNNNNNNNNNNNNNNNNNNNNNNNNNNNNNNNNNNNNNNNNNNNNNNNNNNNNNNNNNNNNNNNNNNNNNNNNNNNNNNNNNNNNNNNNNNNNNNNNNNNNNNNNNNNNNNNNNNNNNNNNNNNNNNNNNNNNNNNNNNNNNNNNNNNNNNNNNNNNNNNNNNNNNNNNNNNNNNNNNNNNNNNNNNNNNNNNNNNNNNNNNNNNNNNNNNNNNNNNNNNNNNNNNNNNNNNNNNNNNNNNNNNNNNNNNNNNNNNNNNNNNNNNNNNNNNNNNNNNNNNNNNNNNNNNNNNNNNNNNNNNNNNNNNNNNNNNNNNNNNNNNNN encodes:
- the LOC136530853 gene encoding protein NOI4-like, whose product is MAEESGRPLPKFGEWDVNDPASADGFTVIFNKARDEKKGGNGQDTDSPSKDTRTERVESYAAKPSTKKWFCCVTASPTQS